A stretch of the Papaver somniferum cultivar HN1 chromosome 6, ASM357369v1, whole genome shotgun sequence genome encodes the following:
- the LOC113288584 gene encoding probable N-acetyltransferase HLS1, whose protein sequence is MKENGITVRKYDSEKDFIGVEKVERRCEVGPSGKMSLFTDMLGDPICRVRHSPASLMLVAEIGEEEEKEIVGLIRGCVKTVTCGKKLSRNGKNENSSSHSNQHHHKTLPIYTKVAYVLGLRVSPSHRRLGIGQKLISEIENWFREMGGEYSYMATDKDNEASVRLFTEKCGYTKFRTPSILVQPVFAHRVKISKRVKIFQLTPSDAEILYRHRFSTIEFFPRDVDSVLNNKLSLGTFVAVLTDSDSYVLDVNQFLSTPPESWAVLSVWNCKEVFTLEVRGASKIRRGLAKTTRLMDRAFPWLRIPSIPEVFKPFGLHFLYGIGGEGSESAKLTKSLCGFAHNLAKENGCGVVATEIASCEPVKSGIPHWNSLSCPEDLWCIKRFREDYSDGSVGDWAKSKPGLSIFVDPREF, encoded by the exons ATGAAAGAGAATGGAATAACTGTAAGAAAGTACGATTCAGAGAAAGATTTTATAGGAGTAGAAAAGGTAGAAAGAAGATGTGAAGTTGGTCCAAGTGGTAAAATGTCTCTCTTCACTGATATGTTAGGTGACCCCATTTGCAGAGTTCGCCATTCTCCTGCTTCCCTCATGCTG GTTGCTgaaattggtgaagaagaagagaaagaaatcgTGGGTCTAATCAGAGGTTGTGTCAAAACCGTTACATGTGGAAAGAAGTTAtccagaaatggaaaaaatgaaaattcTTCTTCTCATTCTAATCAACATCACCACAAAACCCTTCCTATCTATACTAAAGTTGCCTACGTCCTAGGCCTCCGTGTTTCTCCTTCTCACAG GAGATTGGGTATCGGACaaaaattgatttcagagatAGAAAACTGGTTTAGAGAAATGGGAGGAGAGTATTCATACATGGCGACTGATAAAGATAACGAAGCATCAGTGAGATTATTTACAGAGAAATGTGGATATACTAAATTCCGGACTCCATCAATATTAGTTCAACCTGTTTTCGCGCACCGAGTTAAGATATCTAAACGAGTTAAAATATTTCAACTCACTCCTTCTGATGCTGAAATTCTCTATCGACATCGGTTTTCCACTATTGAGTTCTTTCCTCGTGATGTTGACTCGGTTTTGAATAATAAACTCAGTTTGGGTACTTTTGTTGCCGTGTTAACTGATTCTGATTCGTACGTTTTAGATGTGAATCAGTTTTTATCAACACCACCCGAGTCATGGGCTGTTTTAAGTGTTTGGAATTGCAAAGAAGTTTTCACTCTGGAAGTCAGGGGTGCGTCGAAAATTCGTCGCGGGCTCGCCAAAACTACGCGGTTGATGGACCGTGCATTCCCTTGGCTGCGCATACCGTCCATTCCGGAGGTGTTTAAACCATTTGGGTTGCATTTCTTGTATGGAATCGGTGGAGAAGGAAGTGAGTCTGCCAAATTGACGAAATCACTGTGTGGTTTTGCACATAATTTGGCTAAAGAGAACGGGTGTGGTGTAGTTGCAACCGAGATAGCAAGCTGCGAACCGGTTAAAAGCGGCATTCCTCACTGGAATAGCCTGTCGTGCCCTGAGGACCTTTGGTGCATAAAGAGATTTCGAGAGGACTATAGTGATGGGTCAGTTGGTGACTGGGCTAAATCTAAACCTGGTCTCTCTATTTTTGTGGATCCAAGAGAATTTTGA